The nucleotide window ATAACAGTTTCCAACATTGTTTCCTCCCATCCCCCCATCCCTGGCCTAGGGGTTATATGGGCTACAAAAGAGTAACCCACCCACCTATGTCCGCCAGTCCAGAGCACATATACACCCACCGGCTCCAATCCACTCAATGGAGACACTAAATGCTACAATATCATCATATAAATGTGAACTTTTGCATTATGCTACATTGGGTTTTGGTTTtatcgttaaaggaccactctaggcacccagaccacttcagcttaatgaagtggtctgggtgccaggtccttctagggttaacccattttttcataaacatagcagtttcagagaaactgctatgtttgtgaatgggttaagccttcccctatttcctctagtggctgtctcactgacagccgctagaggcgcttgcgtgattctcactgtgattttcacagtgagagcacgcaagcgtccataggaaagcattatgaatgctttcctatgtgaccggctgaatgcgcgcgcagctcgtgccgcgcgtgcgcattcagccgacggggaggagaagaggaggatcggaggaggagagctctccgcccaccgctggaaaaaggtaagttttaaacactttcccctttccagagccgggcgggagtgggtccctgagggtgggggcaccctcagggcactctagtgccaggaaaacgagtatgttttcctggcactagagtggtcctttaatactgtTTTATATGGTTTTTACTGAAGGCACACTTTGATCTCACACATTACACCTCTCTGGGGCAGCCAAGGGGCCAAACACTAGAGATGTGCAACACTTGAGATGTGCAATTTCGGGTAATTCGGTCATTCGGTTACTTCCAAAtatccgaatagatgaattgccgaagtcccgaagttccaaaattaccgactttccgaagttccgaatttccgaggttccgaagcacagtattgcctaagtactaatatacttacccagtggaagaagaagaatgttacactgtatacaagtttaaataaaaagtatacaaacatagccaggattcagctgtaagatTCAGCTGcagcacttacaacaatcaagtaacatacattcatataaaatgtaagttacttagcctgtcaatggaatgacaggaatgaataagtagataactccctaattcccacggtattatgaagctatctactaaaaggctgaactatctgaattggtctttcagccaaatttactaatactaagtaaagattacttcatATTAGTAAACTAtggccctactcgctataccgcgagtaggggcatgtctattaaacagtgagcagcctacgtcccccctcccaagcccccacccgtgctgcgcgagtgggggcttctaacctgaaggggggacccattgcccggcccccacccctgaacggcgggtgggggccctaaagtaaaataaggggggacctattatcccaCCCCACGAGCGGTGGTTGAGGGCccaaaattagaataagggggggacctattgtcctcccccggggcccacccctgagcggcaggtgggggccctaaagtaaaataaggggggacctattatcccaCCCCACGAGCGGTGGTTGAGGGCccaaaattagaataagggggggacctattgtcctccccccggggcccacccctgagcggcaggtgggggccctaaagtaaaataatgggggggggcatATTGTCCTCccgcccagcccccacccctgagctgcctgtgggggccctaaatcagaataatggGGGGTGGACCAAATGtgcttccccctggccccctcccctgagcggtgggtgggggccctaaataccaattagggaggggacctaatgtcctcccccgtggcccgcaaaacagcgggtgggggccctaaataaaaatgtaacaccccccaggtgactaggggtccccaaacccctaatcaaccccctctccccccaaaaaaataaccccttacctacccccctcatcctaaaaataatgagggggggggcattaactaaatacctgttaaaaaaagataaaataaaacttaccatttgatgttttctttcttctaaaatcttattttttcagccaaaaaaggccaaatcaaaatccataataaccaacgcacttaaaaaaaaaataataatccttcttcacccaaagccttgccctgccctgcaattaggctcagagcactctgattggtggatttaagccatccaatcagagtgctctgacaggtaaatgaagagactgacaggtaagtctctacatttacctgtcacagcactctgattggttggcttggaattttcccacgctgtgtaatttgactctttaaactctgattggttacttaatccaccaatcagagtgctctgtatcATTTTACACATTACTCCACGTAcacaaaaaattgtgtttttattttaagtccAGCTAAACGCGACACGTATGACATTCTTAAACCTTGCGTAGGCCACTATCCACTTCAGAGAAACACTACGTTCTACCATGAACACCTCCAAGCTATGCTAAACCTTTGTATATTGATGTTCATGTACCATAAAATAATGTGCAGATAACCGTGCCACTATTTAGCATGTCTATAACGTGAACGCTGTTGTGGTGTCTGATGTTGAAATGTACCCACCtgcatgacaaaaataaagaattaaaaaaattaaaataaaaaaatataacaatttattttaataaaccgAGCCTTGTCTGCTTGGTTTATAAAAATTACACAAAGTTACGTTAATTTGTCTTAACATTTTGGTATTCACAATGAGTTCAAATTGACTTGAGAGACAactatttagatttttcttttcagTTGTCTAAAGAGTTTTACAAATTATATGGAATGACAAAAATAGTTACAGCTGATCTGTAGGTTGTGTTAGATTAGAAAATGCTATGGCAGTGAAAAGGTTAAACGAAACACCTATATCTATCTCAGAATGGAGAAATGTGAACATCACTTACCATATAACCAGGTGTTATAATATAGGTGCATATATAAACTCATCAGCAGCATTATCTAACCCTCTCTCCATGTCTGCgtgctgtaatattgtatatttctGGTTTGAAGTACAATATTGACATAACACACAGCATTCGGAATTCTCTGTCAGTCTCCAGAACAGACACACTCTTTGACCCCGCCCAATAGCGATGTCACCGTCCTAGTTAATGCTAGAAGCTGCTAGCACTGCCTCTGTTTACACCTCTTACAGAAGCCACGCTGTACACAGCCCCTCCCCCTTCATACCATATATGGAGCGCATCAGGAAATCTCAAGAACTCTCCAGTACTTTAACTTGTCAATATTAAAGCGAGCTGCAGCTCTGACTGCATTCAGTACTGAGAAGCAAGAcagcacaaactgacagacagacagattgtcTACAGCCCAACTCTGACAAGAAGCTCCAGAGAAAATCCTGAGAAGATGTTTCCTATCAGCCTCCTCCAGCCCTCTCACACTCCTCTGTGTGTCTGCAGAGAGCCTGCACTCACGCTCTGGCCAGCCACACGGCTCATCTTTGGGCAGCTGGAAGATGACATGCTGAGCATGAGGAACGAGATGGAGAGGAGAATGCAACGTGTGAACCAGACTTATCGGCTCCTCTCTCAGGACATGGATATGACAAGGAGACTAGCACAGAGCAGGCAGACTGGGGACAGAAAGAGTGAGCAGGACTCTCTCAAAACTGACAAAGAGGGGAAGGAGCACTTTGAGCTCAGCCTGAATGTGAGTCCCTTCTCTCCTGATGAACTGACTGTGAAAACTGCAGGAAAGAGACTGATTGTGACGGGAAAACATGACCAGAAAAGGGACACCGAGGATGGGAGCTACTTCCATGAATACAGAGAATGGAAGAGAGAAGTTGAGCTCCCAGAAAATGTGAATCCAGAGGAAGTGCTGTGTTCCCTGTCTGAAGACGGACAGCTCCTTATTCAGGCTCCTCGTCTGGCACTGCCAGCTGCTAAAGAGAGACCCATCGCCATCACCATGAACCGGACACCAGTAAATGGAGAGGGGATTCCTCCTGAGCCACAGAACAGCAGTGTGAGCGGAGAACCAGAGAATGGACTAGATGCTTCCTGACAACTTTAAAGGACTGTTTTTACATCAATTGTTGTTTTAAAACCATTCTATTAttctattttgttactttttaataAATAGTTTATTTCTTTAATATCTATATGTTATCTGAGAGTGTTTTGTTTAATGAACAATAACATTATACATGTTTTACAACAGAAATGTTttccataaaaaatatacatttcccattataataataataatatgtcacTAATAGTAAGAAATGTGAATGTGCTTAATCTCTTAGATATCAATGGACAGCAAACAAGAAATGGCAGCACTCTACAAGAACCATAAAATAATAAAGTGAATATTAAGGTGTAAAAGTGTAATTTGGGTAAATCACACGTTACTCCATAAATGACTTGGACCATTATTCCATGAACCCCAAACAAAGCAACTTTCAAACCTCAATAGATGGTTTGATTTCAGCTCATGGTATCTCTCAGCCCAGGTTAGAGGAACACACAGAGCCCCTGTTAACACCACCTCTCCTATACTAAACACTCTTTGGAAGGGACATCATTTATCATTTATGGACTGGTTTCATTGTATTCCACATTCATTGGGACCCGTCCTGTAAAAGGTCGATAAACAATCCAGTGTAACACCTCTCCACAACTAAATGACATTTGGAATGACAGTTTTATTATGGTGTCGGTAGTTATAACCTGATGTCTGTGTTTGATAAACAGAGTTACATAAAGTATAAATGaccattttttaataaatattccgCTTTTTATTAAACAATGTTGAGGTCAGCTGCAAGATAAAATCATGTAATGTATATTTACTTGAAAACATACCCATATCATCCACTTTTGTTactaaaagaataaaaatcaCAGAAATAAGCCCTGTGCTCAGACTCTCACTATTTGTAAATGGGTTCCATGGATACAGTGTTCTTCAACCCAAATACATACAGAACGCAACCAAACAAAAACTAACCTCACCATATTAATAGTTAATAAGTGTATAGGGGCTCATAAAAATACTCCTTTGTACTAAAGATTAAAGACTATaatttttagttattttgtttGCTATTTTGAAAACATGAACCAGGTAAGAGCAACAATCTGCACATTCACAAACACAGGCGGAACTGCCAGGGTCGCAAGAGTCGGGATAGCGACCTCTCCCTTGATGTCGCCTGTCAGGGGGAATGGAAAAGAGTTTC belongs to Pelobates fuscus isolate aPelFus1 chromosome 7, aPelFus1.pri, whole genome shotgun sequence and includes:
- the LOC134569135 gene encoding heat shock protein 30C-like → MFPISLLQPSHTPLCVCREPALTLWPATRLIFGQLEDDMLSMRNEMERRMQRVNQTYRLLSQDMDMTRRLAQSRQTGDRKSEQDSLKTDKEGKEHFELSLNVSPFSPDELTVKTAGKRLIVTGKHDQKRDTEDGSYFHEYREWKREVELPENVNPEEVLCSLSEDGQLLIQAPRLALPAAKERPIAITMNRTPVNGEGIPPEPQNSSVSGEPENGLDAS